The genomic region ctcgatcctcccaatctctgcctcccaaggagttgGAGCATTGATTTATAtattgacacagggtcttgctatgtagctcagactggcccagaactctccatcctcctgcttctcctccttctcAGTAATGGGGACTTAACCCAGGGCCTGGgtcatgctaggaaagcactctgccACTCCAGCCATGGCCGAAGCCCCATTGCTTttgctttctgagtctggttttttgttttttttaaaccacagcTGATCACAGAATCAAGCTCATTCAGAGAAGCAGCTACAACTCAACATTCCCAGTTTACTTAGCTGTGATCTCGGGCAAGTTACTCAAACttcccatgcctcagtttcctcctttgtaaataatgataataacacaTATCTCAAAAGCTTGTTCTTAGCCTCAAATATGTAAATTCAGGTAAAGGGCTTCCAACAGCATCTAACCAAATACATTTAGTATATCAGATAAGACTTCTGTTACATGAGTAACTTCTGTTACTTATTACACTTAGGTGAATTATAAGTTTAGTGTAAGTAGCACTGAAGCCAGGCGCAAGTCggtcacccctgtaatccttgctactcaggaggaagagatcaggagaatcatggtacCAAGTCCGCCCAgggaaataatttgtgagacccctatcttgaaaatacccaacacaaaaaagggctggtggagtggctaaaggtgtaggccctgagttcaagttctagtacctcaaaaaaaaaagtagcactgaagaaataaatgttacaGTTAACTGTGGTGTGGTAGTTGTTTTTTTTGTTACCATTGATGTTGTAATCTTCAAATCTGTACAGTGTATACTGGCctatcttcttttacttttttttttctttttttttttgtattagggatggaacccagggcctcggtcatgttaggcaagtgccccttgagccacacccccggctctgcattttggtttttttgagacagggtcacctTAACTTtgtccagactagcctggaactcatgatcctcctgcctccgcctctggagtagctgtgattacagctgggcaccaccacacccggcttggCCTATCCAAGTgtcccacacacacagacatacacacccGCCAAGACCCAACAGAGCGCATAGCACACCTGACACATAAGCCCTCCAGTTCCTGGCACCTCTGACACTCCTGCCGATTTCTTCTTCCCACAGGTTTGGGGCGCCCGCCCCCTGCTAGGCCAAGTGGAGGGGGTTCCCCCGCCCAATGGGCCTGGCCAGGGCCCTGCGCCGCCTGAGCGGCGCGCTGGAGCCGGGGGACAGCCGGGCTGGCGATGAGGAGGAGGCCGGGCCGGGGCTGTGTCGCAATGGGTGGGCACCCGCGCAGGCTGGCGCGGGCCGGCGCCGCGGGCGCTTCGTCAAGAAGGACGGCCATTGCAACGTGCGCTTCGTGAACCTGGGCGGCCAGGGCGCGCGCTACCTGAGCGACCTGTTCACCACGTGTGTGGACGTGCGCTGGCGCTGGATGTGCCTGCTCTTCTCCTGCTCTTTCCTGGCGTCCTGGCTGCTCTTTGGCCTGGCCTTCTGGCTCATCGCCTCCCTGCACGGCGACCTGGCTGCGCCGCCACCGCCCGCGCCCTGCTTCTCGCAGGTGGCCAGCTTTCTGGCCGCCTTCCTCTTCGCGCTGGAGACTCAGACGTCCATCGGCTACGGCGTGCGCAGTGTCACCGAGGAGTGCCCAGCCGCCGTGGCCGCCGTCGTGCTGCAGTGCATCGCAGGCTGTGTGCTGGACGCCTTCGTCGTGGGCGCCGTCATGGCCAAAATGGCCAAGCCCAAGAAGCGCAACGAGACTCTGGTCTTCAGCGAGAATGCCGTGGTGGCGCTGCGCGATCGTCGCCTCTGCCTCATGTGGCGCGTGGGCAACCTGCGCCGCAGCCACCTGGTCGAGGCCCACGTGCGGGCACAGCTGCTGCAGGTGCGGAGGGGACGCCGGGGGGCCCCGGGGAAGTGGGTAGTGGTGTGCCATGATCCCCCTGAGTCGCCATCATTCCCAGCAGCCTGGGGCAGGGACTCCTGGGGACCCAGGAGGGTTCCATGACTCACTGTAGGACAGATGAATTAGACAGACAGATCTGTGGCAGTTCTTCCTGCATTAAAGAGTGAGACCTGGAGAGCTTCTCTCCCCCGCCCCCATAGGGAGCATGGGCAGTGTAGACCTAAGCATCCACACCGTGGTCCCAAAGACTCAGGACTGCAGATCCCAGACATTTCCAAGCCTCAGAAGATAGGGGCTagtgatgtggctcagtggtagggcatttaCCTAGGACACACAAGGTCtatggttcaatccccagagctgaaaaaaaaaaaaaagtgcccagATAGCATGATCTGAGATGTTGCTTTTCTGTGGTTTCTGTGGCTCACGTTTACAATTCCCAGTAGACACTGGGGCACTGAGGGTGGCTTGTGACTTGAAGCCTGCCAGGCTGCAGAGTTGGGGGACAGAAGTCTCTGGCCCCCAGCCCACAACATTTGCAGACTTTAGTCCCCACCATAGGGGCCCTGTCTCTCCCACTGGCCTCTTGAATGAGTATGTAGTGGGGGTTgggaaacactttttttttttttttggcagtagtggtatttgaactcagggcctgaagcatgctaggcaagtgctctaccacttgagccacactcccagcccttttgcttttagattgTTTTCCAGCTATGGTCTCTCACTTTTGACCAGTCcagtcttggactgtgatcctcctacctcagcctacTGAGTATGTGTCACTACTCCCAGCTTGGGAAACGCTTTTGAACCCTAGCCTCTCAGTACCAACAATCACCAAGCTGCCACTGTCAACCTGCAACCTGCCTCAGAGACAGTTGCTTCCTCCCAACCCTGGTACAGGGGCCTCTGTGTTTCTATACATGTGATCATATTGTTCAGACAACCAAGTTccttgctggtggaatggctcacgtggaagagtgcctgtctagcaagtacaaagccctgagttcaaaccccactaccaccaaaacaacaaaataaaaacaaaaaacactgccaGACAACCTAGTTCCCAACAAACTGTGGGGTCCGGCTGCCTTTGCCCAAGTGGAGACACATAACAATCCTGGGCTGAGGCTGGACTCGAGGCCATAGGAGAGATGGGTGTGAGTgggaactacatttcccagaagcCTCTGGGGGCTCGCAGGTGCAAGAGAATAGGTACTCACCCCCCTTCCCTCCACACACTCCAGGCAGTTTGAGACACCAATATTTGTGTCTCTCAAATATTCTATCTTCCTGAAGTTTGTGGGGCAGTGACATGGACTGGGAGGTGGGTATGGACCCAGAGCCGGGAGGCTACCAATACTGACCCCctcaacacacctgcacattttTGGGTTGGTCTGAGGTTAGCTCAGGGGCTAGCCCAGGGCAGTGGTGGTGCACAGGATGTTGGGCCTAGATGTCCTAACTCCACTTCCTGTCATCctggtttatttttctctggtCATATATTAAAagccattttttctctttctgtcctcCTCCAATTCCCTGGTGAATGCTGTCTTCGTCTTCTGTTGTCTCTGATTTTGtcactttcttcttctctcccactttcacctctctcttccttctaccCCACCCCATCCCGGTTTCTATCCCCAAACCTTCTCTGAGTCTCTGTCCTCTCTTTACCTTTGGGTTTCTGTCCCCCTTCCTTTTGggtggaccttgatcctcccctCCCTGGGTCTCTGTTCCCCTCTCTGGCTCTCTGTCCCTCTGTTTGGCTCTCTATccctctctctggctctctgtcCCCCCATCTCTGGCTCTCTGGCTCCccatctctgtgtctctgtcctctctctctggATCTGTATCCCCATCTGACTCTCTGTTCCCCTCTCTGTGGGTCTCTGACCTCCTGTCTGGGTTTCTATCATCCTATCTGattctctgtccctgtctctctctctgactctgtcCCTCTTGAGTCTCTATGCTCCTCTCTCTGCTGACTCTCTGGGTATCTGTTCCCCTTTCTCTGACtctgtctctatttctctctttctgactctctctccccctctccctggatatttctctccccctctccctccccctaccctttccccatcccctctccttctctcttttctttgctcCTGGGTCTTTTTCATCCTCTCTGGATCCATGTTCCTGCCCTATGGCTCACCCCTGTTGGTCTTTGCTTTTTCTCTGCACCTGGATTCccattgtctctgtctctgtttacCTCTGCGCTCCCTGCTCTCTGGCTCTGGTCCTCGCCCTCTCCTGCAGCCCCGGGTGACCCCGGAGGGAGAGTACATTCCACTGGACCACCAGGATGTGGACGTGGGCTTCGACGGAGGCACCGATCG from Castor canadensis chromosome 16, mCasCan1.hap1v2, whole genome shotgun sequence harbors:
- the Kcnj14 gene encoding ATP-sensitive inward rectifier potassium channel 14; its protein translation is MGLARALRRLSGALEPGDSRAGDEEEAGPGLCRNGWAPAQAGAGRRRGRFVKKDGHCNVRFVNLGGQGARYLSDLFTTCVDVRWRWMCLLFSCSFLASWLLFGLAFWLIASLHGDLAAPPPPAPCFSQVASFLAAFLFALETQTSIGYGVRSVTEECPAAVAAVVLQCIAGCVLDAFVVGAVMAKMAKPKKRNETLVFSENAVVALRDRRLCLMWRVGNLRRSHLVEAHVRAQLLQPRVTPEGEYIPLDHQDVDVGFDGGTDRIFLVSPITIVHEIDSSSPLYELGRAELARADFELVVILEGMVEATAMTTQCRSSYLPGELLWGHRFEPVLFQRGSQYEVDYRHFHRTYEVPGTPVCSAKELDERAEQASHSPKSSFPGSLAAFCYENELALSCCQEEDEEEDTKEGTGAEPEGGAASPRVLTPTLALTLPP